The genomic stretch cgcaccacagggacgccaatgtaaaataactcaatcagcagtggcggcagtgaaaaaataaaagcgaacaggAGCACAAGCATCGGCAAAATTTTTGatgagcacatacgacaattcctcaataaaaataatgtgtaacatGGCAGTTTCACGTTtgagttgtgcaaaacaaaggcaagaaatgcacaaaaaagggtgctgcacgtgcaaattttgtcgtcgccgtttagcattacacgatttcatttttttaagtatATTAACCAGGGCTTCGCGTTTAGCCCTggataaatctatatattaagaatACCGCGAATTTCAAGAACATTTTAAGGGTTAACTTCAAGGCtaagatttggaaaaaaacaTATTGATGTTCTCCTTAAAAAACTTGCAAATAGAATACAATTGTCTTAAAACTAGACCGTATAGAATTCTTCCACGCTGAAGACGGCAAACTatgaaaaattagaaaataaaaCGATTAAAAGGCCAGCAATAGTCAAATAATCGAAGATACTGTCAGTTCGGTGAAACTCTAATAAGGTTCTTGGCTAAGTTTGGAGGTAAAAATATAAACTGAGGTAAAGGTCCCTATTTTACGTTGGTAACTAGTAACTGTAATTAACTGACAAACCTGAGGCCAACAGTGGGCTTTTTTTATTCCCTGTCTCCATTAGTGCTTCGTTTTACGGGTATTTAGAGCTATTTAAGGCTACATAAAGCTTCACTGAAAGGTAAGAAGtggaaagaaggatttgagCTCGCACGTGGGAATCGAACGCGTAACCTCTAGAAGAGAAGGCCGCGTTTTCAACCAACTGCACGAAACCTTGCTCTTTAAACATGTAGACGTGTATTGTTGAGAGAGTTATATAATTCGTATTTTACGAAAATACCTTTTCCTGCGTGCATAAACGGAATCAAGTCAGTAGTGAATTTCTCTGCTTTAGGCAATGCCGCCATCCATTCTCGTGCTATCACTCTAGGTATAACCTACAAACGACTATTATTTCATGCATGCCTAAAGACGGGAAGTTTTTAGAGAACCTGCTCTGCCATGTCAAGAATTAACGACGTCAAGGTCCGTCaaaatgctttctttttgcTAACGGAACTCTTAAAGTACTTAGTTCAAATAAATTTGAGTTCGTATGGATGTGAGAAGAAAACCCTCCACTACTCTCATGGGTTATGGATTTTTCAGGGCGTTGAAGTAAAATCATGACTCATGAAAACACAAGAAATGTCTGTGTCCTCAGTCTTCTTCCAAAATGGGTAAATGTCTTGCTTTATGTCTTAACAACAAGAAGTAAAATTGTTTCCTGACCGATGTCTTATGCCCTGAcgtaaataatataaataataatatagtaataataataatttattatttttaaagcgCAAAAAATGCGCTGTGATGTTTTAGATAGTTGTGAAAATATAGTACGTATTTCGTATTTCAGTTCCTATTTATTTCTAGAAATAGTGCTTAGTTTAATCAACTATCACGTGAAAATAACATCCGCCCTCAATTAAAAGGACACGTCTTGTTGCACTTACTGATCGCAAGctctatcattattattattattattattattgaaaaatGAACGAGTAAATAAGATCGAAAGAAGTCGACCTCGGCGGTTAGAACTAAAGAAGGAGGATCTCCTTCTTTAGCTCTAACCGTTAAGATCAAATATTCATCTAGCAAAATAGCGCTTAAAACAGCACCGGAcggcgaaaaaaacatgacacatgactcagttaacattttcttcaaacttttattgaaacatttgctttaaattctgcattttggaacaaattatagccaccgtattgttcatatgtatttcttctataaataacaaaagatcgttgctcagatttcaatcaatAACAGCCCCCACTAACAAacggtggtctgcctgtggtacGTGGTACATGAAAATTAAGATTTGAGGCATATCTATATATGAGGCATGTATCGTTTGTGGGCTCTACGTACGTAGAGAAGCCACAGGGGATCAAGAACAGAGAGGACGACCGTTACCGAATTATCCCATTTGTATGAATGTCATGCATTTTATTGGTCCATTTAGTTTTTGAACTTTACCTTTACAAATTTCCGACTGCAACTCGTCCACACTATTTGAATTATTGTAACGACTTTCCGATTGTTCATTTTAGATTTAATCCCCTGACGGTCGAAGGGCGGTTTGTCCGTCCGAAATATCGGGAAACCTCAAGTCGCTTTTGTCTTaatttgctgttttgttattaatctttgtattttagTCTTGTATTTTCCTTGCATTTTGTTGCCAAAATGTCGGGTCTGCAGTACTATATTCTGCATTTAGaaaaactttagaaaatagTTACCAAACTGAATTGTGAATATCCTTGGAGTCATGGCCATAACCGATTATGGCTCCTGGATGAAGCCTTATCCTCTCTTGGCTATACAATTACACCCCGCTTTTAATACATGTACACCCACTTATTTCAATACGAACACCTCagtattatggacagtttgctttgtcccgcTTAATACGGTCTCCTGTTTCTACGGCCCCATTAATGTCCGTATTAAAGGGGTTTGACTGTCTTGATAGCCCCTCTCACACAGTCACACTCCCCTCCCGTCGCCATatcccacccccacccccacccccccccccccccccccccccctcaccccctAGCCCCTGCTCCGGGTTTGGGTTCAGTCAAACTCACAGTTTGAGAGCCCGCAATAAGGTAAAAGCCGCTGACTATGGCAGATGTCGGGGAGCAGTTCTGTTTGTCGTTGGATTTTACGTCTGAAAAGCTTGGGCCGGATGTTCTTTGGTTCAATCCACCAGCTAAGTATCAACTGCGCTGTAATGGTTCATCAGGTGTAAAGATTTTCTCGGTAAGTTGTACAGAGTGGAGTTGCAGGTGTTGTGACAGGTATTCGACGGCCGCATGATACTGAATCGAATACATTAATGAGGCTgatatcttatgaagaattatggagatcgtggagggtgttatcctacgaggccgtaggccgaggcggataacaccctccgagatatccataattcttcatatgatacgaaagccgaattcaataattgttttattattcattcaaaataattcctagtttaaaaacatggctaaaacatgcttacctcctcGATGTTAAGTtaatcttcgatagtgcacgttagggttgttcagctccgcaaatattgtCCAAATAGCAGATActgcccttcgagttgtcttattgctgttcttttttgccatgtttttagccattatttcgcctagttcttactcttgaaacgagtgaaacgtccgccatttttgttttcacaaccaaaacaactcaaccccATCCCCATTGTCTTCTCTGTCAACgatgcattaacctgcaagaaagctgcacttttgacgttaTCAGTCGATtgatcgcaaaattcttccaaatttggtcatcagttgCTGGTTGTGGTGAATTGTgagtgtgcttttagccaatcagaatcgggaaaatattttgaatgaataataagaatAAATTATGGCGATATAGAAAGTATTTATTTAGCCACTCACTACACCCTAACATCTCCAGGTCTAGAAGAAAATACAGTGTTAAGCTGCATGTAGTATTCCAGATGTCCAGAAATCCCGGTAAAAGAGATTTATATGAATGTCAACATCTCTCGGTATTCTTATTCCAGAATACGGTCAATCGAAGGTGCCCTTTGTATGAGCTTTTTCAAACTCGATCGATCGTTCTTCAAATGAAATGCACATGTGAAATAACTTTGTGGCACATCTCCAAGACCTCCCTTTATTctcacttaaaaaaagaaacatgttaCTCTAAAATGCTACAATTTAATGTATCTGCATAGGACACATAAATGTGAACAAATgactaaaacaaacaaatcttttGGTACAAGAACTAATGCGCCTCTGGTTGGCACATTAACAGCAACAGGTGATGTCAACAGGAGTATCGCCATAGGTTCAACTCCTATGGAAAGGACAAGTCGTTATGTCACATTGCCATAGTAGCAAAATTTCAggatgacaacaaactgaaaacatcacaaaaaaagtgaatttgcactgTTTCAGACTTCATgtatcttatttaatttcacttATTTTGTCAAATCTTGGGGAAagtccgaaaggaccgtatattagaaaaagaaaaagaaaattgttgtctcgtGTACACCTACTTCATGAAGTGGGTgcatgaaattaggaagtttcatgtcccAGTCGGGCAGTAAGGGCTAGGAAATGTGCtaatgcacatgcaaagttgttttgctaatataaacatattgctttttttgccattcttgCTGTCACCaccatcgtcgttgcttaagctcattattgttgtgatccagaaattttgctaccatggtaacatgactTTTACAgttctcctctctattaagaGTACTCAGATTTTTCTTCTGAGCTGCCCGTGTCACTGAATGtcaaaaaataatctttgtcatttattcaccaggcttaaaattcaccatcaaaTTACTGTATTATCATCTTTGTCAGATATCTATGTAGAGAATTATAGACATATGTATTATGAATGTGAAAAGGTTTTGAGTGCCTAGCTACAACTGCTTCTAAATtctttctgtttatttatttattattattatattattattattattattattattattattactattattatcaatattattattattgttattattattatagctattgtcattataattattatcaactatatttttttttgtagaaagCACAAACAGACTTCTGGAAGAGGTAAAATTTCAGTACCAAGGTATTAATGTAGAGGGTGGTTGAGATATAGATATGCAGTTGTCACTAGAAAACTGGCTTCAATGGATCAAAAACTGTTAAGATCTCTTTGTTATTTGTACGTAGGTTTATGAAGAAGCACTGATCAGGCTTTGCATTTTATATACTTTGATTAGAACTTACTACAAACCTGAAATTATTAAGGACGATGGACATCTACTCCATCTTGTTATCAAGCAGACAAACTCCATCATAGAGACCTCATTTGAACTCACATCTCTTCACCAGTTTGACCAGGTAATGTCAGATCTGGACATACTTAAGTTTGGGTTTACAGTGTCTTGAATGTATTAATGACATGAAACACAACAAATTTCTAGTGGCTCAATAACCAGATATTGGGAAGATGTAGTAAAATATTattacatgtttttttgttcttttttatttattttctatttatttgttatttatttatttatatggGCAGATCTTGTTTAGGATAGGACAGCATAGAATGGGACTAATTTCAACACAGTTCcgtaaaaaagcaaacaaacagatGCAAAGAAACTCAATACAGAAAGTAGCACACTGTCTAATAAATTATTCGTAGACACGCACTAATAAAGAGATCCCTTGTAGAAAATTTATCTGCAATTGCGGTTAGATTGCggagaaatttttaaaacagattGAATGAATCAATAAAATTACTAACAGCAATATGAAATGAAAGAGAGTAGAAATTCAAATTGTTtgataatttttcagaaaaattatGTTAAAACCAGCTTATATTGTATTGATCTgcaaaaattttatcttttagGCAGGAATAATGATCAGAGTGGATGGTGATCACTGGATCAAGACAGTTAGTACAATTATGTATATTACatcagtcaaacctgtattataTAGTCACCCTCTACTAGCCACACTAAAAACCTGCATCTATGAACCTagttagactgcgagcagtccctcagGATGGTTGTGCAAGCAAGGAAATCGACCGAAGTGAACAAACAACAATTCCTGCCAAGCCTTGACTTGACTGACTGAAAAGGGACTTCTTGCAGTCTGGAACCTAGtggtttaagaacctgctggcagTAATTTGCCTATTAAATAccccaaaatataagaacctgtttagccaagcaagacCAAGTAGGTTCTTGTATATGGGTGACAGTAACATATTATTGTAAACATTTTTAATCAAGGAGTTTGACTTTGACATGGGAAATTTATACTACAAGAAAATTCTTGTTAActcaaataatttttattttatttacttgactaattatttttttaatacataaCAATTGCTACAGAGGTAATAGTAGCTATACATTCTGTAATCAGCTTTGTCAGGCTAATCATAATACATTTGTGAATAAATAATGTATACTGGTATTTATGTCTAAGAGCAAACCCAAGTTTATCTATTTTTCTGGTAGTCGacaattatttttccttcaCAGAAGTTAAGAACTTACTAAGAACCTACTAAGCCTAAATTGTACCCTGGGTGCTAGAGGCTTTTCATGCAGGGTTTCTGGTTTTGGGTCTTTAGCTGAAGGCATGTCAACCTGCAGCTGACAAAGTTCCCTGCCACAtgcaagaaaaaacctctggtaccttCCCAAAGTACCTAAATTGTGAATAactaccccaaaatacaagaaactTTTTCACC from Porites lutea chromosome 1, jaPorLute2.1, whole genome shotgun sequence encodes the following:
- the LOC140949554 gene encoding uncharacterized protein gives rise to the protein MADVGEQFCLSLDFTSEKLGPDVLWFNPPAKYQLRCNGSSGVKIFSKAQTDFWKRTYYKPEIIKDDGHLLHLVIKQTNSIIETSFELTSLHQFDQAGIMIRVDGDHWIKTGLEYVDGECSMSCVVTNKWSDWSTKTWKSNKLALRVHKIQDDYVIERKLPSESSEDWKFVRIAHLDSGGNAVKIGLYCCSPTEEGMSVVFDKLSIQPSDGTYNHTY